From a region of the Candidatus Methylomirabilota bacterium genome:
- a CDS encoding DHCW motif cupin fold protein: protein MKLADIPFGTTDWSSIERTEHKGETGIAYWRTCTFGSIRVRMVEYTPGYFADHWCAKGHILLCLEGALHTELKDGRRFVLKPGMSYQVADNAEPHRSSTVVGAKLFVVD from the coding sequence ATGAAACTCGCGGATATCCCGTTCGGCACGACCGATTGGTCCTCGATTGAACGAACGGAGCACAAGGGTGAAACGGGTATCGCCTATTGGCGCACGTGCACCTTTGGCAGCATCCGGGTTCGCATGGTCGAGTACACGCCAGGTTATTTCGCGGACCATTGGTGCGCGAAAGGCCACATCCTCCTGTGTCTCGAAGGTGCGTTGCATACCGAGCTCAAAGATGGCCGGCGGTTTGTTCTGAAACCGGGCATGAGTTATCAAGTCGCTGATAACGCTGAACCCCACCGTTCATCGACAGTGGTTGGCGCGAAGCTCTTCGTGGTTGACTAA